In a single window of the Desulfovibrio mangrovi genome:
- a CDS encoding DEAD/DEAH box helicase — MTDRPEDVQGSDSRVEDTAIEAHAEAASDVASGVQPAADLDPAARIAAEITEIEEPEDALPPVTLEELPPAMRTACEKAGWRSIMPVQSRSIPYQLAGRDIMVQSRTGSGKTGAYLLPAIERLDASKPHVQMLVLVPTRELALQVEHEAKTLFADNGLRTCAVYGGVGFGKQVDALRDGAHVVVGTPGRILDHLLRRTMDLNQVRVLVFDEADRMLSIGFYPDMREIKRYLPKRRSTFLLSATYPPQIIQLAGEFMHNPCMLSLSHKQVHVADTPHCYYSAKPMEKDRVLVRVLEVINPASAIIFCNTKANVHFVTAVLQGFGYDVDELSADLSQSKREKVLEKLREGKVRFLVATDVAARGIDIPQLSHVILYEPPEDRESYIHRAGRTGRAGASGEVISLVDIMQKLELERIAKHYKIQMEHRATPTDEDLAAVVGQRMTAMLESRLRGKTALERERMKRFAPMLKSLLMDEEELPLVAQLLDELYQATLHVPLQMPEPQAPAAHGGSQSSRGGRSRKPGGRKGGQRGGYSGDQQDGQPSGSGAAPAEGQDKAVSGSGEGEGEGRRKRTGRSRRRRKPSAPRQD; from the coding sequence ATGACTGACCGTCCCGAAGACGTGCAGGGTTCCGACTCTCGCGTTGAAGATACCGCAATCGAGGCGCATGCCGAGGCAGCGTCCGACGTGGCTTCAGGCGTACAGCCCGCTGCCGATCTTGATCCCGCCGCGCGCATTGCCGCAGAAATTACCGAAATAGAAGAGCCGGAAGACGCACTGCCGCCCGTGACGCTGGAGGAACTGCCTCCGGCCATGCGTACCGCCTGCGAGAAGGCAGGCTGGCGCAGCATCATGCCGGTGCAGTCGCGCTCCATTCCCTATCAGCTCGCAGGCCGCGACATCATGGTGCAGTCGCGCACCGGCAGCGGCAAGACCGGTGCCTACCTGCTGCCCGCCATTGAGCGGCTGGACGCCTCCAAGCCCCATGTGCAGATGCTTGTGCTGGTGCCCACCCGTGAACTTGCCCTGCAGGTGGAGCATGAAGCCAAGACGCTGTTTGCCGATAACGGCCTGCGTACCTGCGCCGTGTACGGCGGTGTGGGCTTCGGCAAGCAGGTGGATGCCCTGCGCGATGGTGCTCATGTGGTTGTGGGCACGCCCGGACGTATTCTCGACCACCTGCTCCGTCGCACCATGGACCTGAATCAGGTGCGCGTGCTGGTCTTTGACGAAGCGGACCGCATGCTTTCCATCGGTTTTTATCCCGATATGCGCGAGATCAAGCGCTATCTGCCCAAGCGGCGCTCCACCTTCCTGCTTTCCGCCACCTATCCGCCCCAGATCATCCAGCTGGCAGGCGAGTTCATGCACAATCCCTGCATGCTCAGCCTGAGCCACAAGCAGGTGCACGTGGCGGATACTCCGCACTGTTACTACAGCGCAAAGCCCATGGAAAAGGACCGTGTGCTTGTGCGGGTGCTGGAAGTCATCAACCCTGCTTCGGCCATCATCTTCTGCAACACCAAGGCGAACGTACACTTCGTCACCGCCGTGCTGCAGGGATTCGGCTACGACGTGGACGAGCTTTCCGCCGATCTTTCACAGAGCAAGCGCGAAAAGGTTCTGGAAAAGCTGCGCGAAGGCAAGGTGCGCTTCCTCGTGGCTACGGACGTTGCGGCGCGCGGTATCGATATTCCGCAGCTTTCGCACGTCATTCTGTACGAACCGCCGGAAGACCGTGAATCCTACATTCACCGCGCCGGCAGAACGGGCAGGGCGGGTGCCTCCGGCGAAGTCATCTCGCTGGTGGACATCATGCAGAAGCTGGAGCTTGAGCGTATTGCCAAGCACTACAAGATTCAGATGGAGCATCGCGCCACGCCCACGGACGAAGACCTTGCCGCCGTTGTGGGGCAGCGTATGACCGCCATGCTGGAATCCCGCCTGCGCGGCAAGACCGCCCTTGAAAGGGAACGCATGAAGCGCTTTGCGCCCATGCTGAAGAGCCTGCTGATGGATGAAGAGGAACTTCCGCTGGTGGCCCAGTTGCTGGACGAACTCTATCAGGCCACTCTGCATGTCCCGTTGCAGATGCCCGAGCCGCAGGCTCCGGCAGCGCATGGCGGCTCGCAGTCGTCCCGTGGAGGACGCAGTCGTAAGCCGGGCGGACGAAAGGGCGGCCAGAGAGGCGGCTACTCCGGTGATCAGCAGGATGGCCAGCCATCAGGCTCGGGTGCGGCTCCTGCAGAGGGGCAGGACAAGGCCGTATCCGGCTCAGGAGAGGGGGAAGGGGAAGGCAGGCGTAAACGCACCGGCCGTTCCCGCAGACGCAGGAAGCCTTCGGCTCCGCGTCAGGATTAA
- a CDS encoding MarR family winged helix-turn-helix transcriptional regulator codes for MDTTRLALGTYVKLARAAETITACAHAHLNQHNLTISQFGVLEALLHKGPLCQRALADKLLKTGGNMTTVVDNLEKRGLVRRQREESDRRFSTVHLTDEGRELIKRLFPAHAQGITELFSTLTAEEQEQLGNLCRKLGHACAGIGLEK; via the coding sequence ATGGATACGACCCGACTCGCGCTGGGAACATACGTGAAGCTGGCCCGCGCCGCCGAAACCATAACGGCCTGCGCGCACGCGCACCTGAACCAGCACAACCTCACCATCAGCCAGTTCGGTGTGCTGGAGGCCCTGCTGCACAAAGGCCCCCTCTGCCAACGCGCCCTTGCCGACAAGCTGCTCAAGACCGGCGGCAACATGACTACCGTGGTGGATAATCTGGAGAAACGCGGGCTTGTGCGACGCCAACGTGAAGAATCCGACCGCCGCTTCAGCACCGTTCACCTCACGGACGAAGGCCGCGAGCTTATTAAGCGCCTCTTCCCCGCCCACGCGCAGGGCATCACCGAGCTTTTTTCCACGCTGACCGCAGAGGAGCAGGAGCAACTCGGCAATCTGTGCCGCAAGCTGGGGCATGCCTGCGCAGGCATCGGCCTGGAGAAATAG
- a CDS encoding glycosyltransferase: MQVRTRHNGRLLLVGSGYYLERELCNAARMAAVDMEVFPAHKHPHDFGTALLEHLMRFRPEAVLSINARGLGRWMELPDVLGRLGMALCVWFIDSPEHFISGAVPDNDNLLLFSCERQAMPLLQAWGGRRVHYLPLAADTSRMRGADGCFLPDAEITASFIGNTWVEKKAKCLKNARFPGFILRRYRELGARFADSPEPSVQSFLAREVPAFLESARAALDEEQLRDLCILICWDANAAKRVPMVRALLPYSPVIAGDAYWRLYAGGVKGVQLHPPIGYYSSDLFEFYRHSRVNLNVSSAQLPTATTQRIFDVPCAGGFVISDHKDQIAECFVIGEEAITYARAEEIGPLVEYYGENREAAGKVVASARRRILAEHTYEHRLKAMVHALRE, translated from the coding sequence ATGCAGGTTCGTACGCGCCACAACGGACGGCTGCTGCTTGTGGGGTCAGGCTATTATCTGGAGCGGGAACTCTGTAACGCGGCGAGAATGGCTGCCGTGGATATGGAAGTCTTTCCCGCGCACAAGCACCCGCACGATTTCGGCACGGCGCTGCTGGAGCACCTGATGCGTTTCAGGCCGGAGGCGGTTCTGAGCATCAACGCCAGAGGTCTCGGCAGATGGATGGAGCTGCCGGATGTGCTGGGGCGTCTGGGTATGGCCCTGTGCGTGTGGTTCATAGACAGCCCCGAGCATTTCATTTCCGGTGCCGTGCCGGATAACGACAATCTCCTGCTGTTCTCCTGTGAGCGGCAGGCCATGCCTTTGCTTCAGGCCTGGGGCGGCAGGCGTGTGCATTATCTGCCGCTTGCGGCGGACACCTCCCGCATGCGGGGAGCGGACGGGTGCTTTCTCCCGGATGCGGAGATAACCGCCTCTTTCATCGGCAATACCTGGGTTGAGAAGAAGGCGAAGTGCCTGAAGAATGCCCGCTTTCCGGGGTTCATCCTGCGCAGGTACAGGGAGCTGGGGGCGCGTTTTGCGGATTCTCCCGAGCCGTCTGTCCAAAGTTTTCTCGCCCGTGAGGTGCCTGCTTTTCTGGAATCGGCCCGTGCCGCACTTGATGAAGAGCAGCTACGGGACCTGTGCATCCTGATCTGCTGGGACGCCAACGCGGCGAAAAGGGTGCCCATGGTGCGGGCGCTGCTGCCGTATTCTCCGGTCATTGCCGGAGATGCCTATTGGAGGCTGTATGCAGGCGGGGTGAAGGGCGTGCAACTGCATCCACCCATCGGTTACTATTCATCGGACCTTTTCGAGTTCTACCGGCATTCGCGGGTGAATCTCAACGTTTCCAGCGCGCAGCTGCCTACGGCGACCACGCAGCGCATTTTCGATGTTCCCTGCGCGGGCGGCTTCGTCATCTCCGACCACAAGGACCAGATAGCGGAATGCTTTGTGATTGGTGAGGAGGCGATAACCTACGCACGGGCGGAAGAGATCGGCCCGCTGGTGGAATACTACGGTGAGAACCGTGAGGCAGCAGGGAAGGTGGTTGCCAGTGCCCGCAGGCGCATCCTTGCCGAACATACGTACGAACACAGGCTGAAGGCCATGGTGCATGCGTTGCGGGAGTAG
- a CDS encoding malate synthase G, whose translation MGQRVSIGNLEISRPLHDCVANDIAPGTGLAPDDFWRNLEAALRELAPRNRELLAIRDRMQDAIDQWHIEHRNTPHDAAAYKQFLYDLGYLRPAGGDFSITVENVDPEIATIAGPQLVVPVTNARYALNAANARWGSLYDALYGTDVLPEGDGAEKGKGYNPVRGGRVIEYAAHFLDTVAPLTMGSHADVTAYALADDGDRKRLAVHLAGGGVSGLAEPEKFVGYAVDGERLTVLLRNNGVHIELQVDRSHPIGAQNPSGLRDVVLEAAITTINDCEDSVAVVDGEDKALAYGNWLGLIKGTLVASFPKGDRAVERCLNPDRSYIAPDGSALTLSGRSMLLIRNVGHLMTTDAVLMDGKQIPEGILDAFVTAYVTLHEHKGTVRYGNSKTGSVYIVKPKMHGPDEVAFACDIFAAAEKATGLPARTLKIGIMDEERRTTLNLKECIRAAQDRVIFINTGFLDRTGDEIHTSMEAGPMVRKNDMKSQPWIAAYEDWNVDVGLAVGFHKRAQIGKGMWPKPDMMAEMLVAKIGHPKAAANCAWVPSPTAATLHAMHYHMVDVFAQQAALIGKPRASLDDLIAMPLLSGTLPAEEVQRELDNNAQGILGYVVRWVDQGIGCSKVPDITDVGLMEDRATLRISSQYLANWMHHGVCTPEQVMETMRRMAAVVDRQNADDPLYKPMAADFEASIAFKAACDLVFKGRQQPSGYTEPILHARRREVKAQML comes from the coding sequence ATGGGACAGCGGGTATCTATCGGGAATCTGGAAATCTCCAGGCCTCTGCATGATTGCGTCGCCAACGACATTGCCCCGGGGACGGGCCTTGCGCCGGACGACTTCTGGCGGAATCTGGAAGCAGCCTTGCGGGAGCTTGCTCCGCGCAACAGGGAACTGCTTGCCATTCGCGACCGCATGCAGGATGCCATAGACCAGTGGCATATCGAGCACAGGAATACGCCGCACGACGCGGCCGCATATAAGCAGTTTCTGTACGACCTTGGTTACCTGCGGCCTGCCGGAGGCGACTTTTCCATTACCGTCGAGAACGTGGACCCTGAGATTGCGACCATTGCGGGGCCGCAGCTTGTGGTGCCTGTTACCAATGCCCGTTATGCCCTGAACGCGGCCAATGCCCGTTGGGGAAGCCTGTACGACGCCCTGTATGGAACGGACGTGTTGCCGGAAGGCGACGGTGCGGAAAAGGGCAAGGGATATAATCCGGTCCGCGGTGGGCGGGTCATCGAATATGCCGCGCATTTTCTCGATACCGTAGCGCCCCTGACCATGGGCAGCCACGCGGACGTAACCGCGTATGCCCTTGCTGACGACGGCGACCGGAAGCGGCTTGCGGTTCATCTTGCGGGGGGCGGTGTGTCCGGGCTTGCAGAGCCGGAAAAGTTTGTCGGCTATGCCGTGGACGGCGAACGCCTGACCGTTCTTCTGCGGAACAACGGGGTGCATATCGAGTTGCAGGTGGATCGCTCGCATCCCATCGGTGCTCAGAATCCTTCCGGACTCAGGGATGTGGTGCTGGAAGCCGCCATAACCACTATCAATGACTGCGAAGATTCCGTGGCCGTGGTGGACGGCGAAGACAAGGCGCTGGCTTATGGCAACTGGCTCGGTCTTATCAAGGGCACACTTGTCGCCTCCTTTCCCAAGGGAGACAGGGCCGTCGAGCGCTGCCTGAACCCGGACCGCAGCTACATTGCGCCGGACGGCTCCGCACTGACCCTTTCCGGCCGCAGCATGCTGCTTATCCGCAACGTGGGTCACCTCATGACTACAGATGCCGTGCTCATGGACGGCAAGCAGATTCCGGAAGGCATTCTGGATGCCTTTGTCACGGCCTACGTGACTCTGCATGAGCATAAGGGGACGGTGCGTTACGGCAACAGCAAAACCGGCAGCGTGTATATCGTAAAGCCCAAGATGCATGGCCCTGACGAAGTGGCTTTTGCCTGCGACATTTTTGCCGCGGCGGAAAAGGCCACAGGTCTTCCCGCCCGTACGCTCAAGATCGGCATCATGGACGAGGAGCGGCGCACTACCCTGAACCTGAAGGAGTGCATCCGCGCTGCGCAGGATCGCGTCATTTTCATCAACACCGGCTTCCTCGACCGTACCGGCGACGAGATTCATACCAGTATGGAAGCGGGCCCCATGGTGCGCAAGAACGACATGAAGTCGCAGCCGTGGATTGCGGCTTATGAAGACTGGAATGTGGACGTGGGTCTCGCCGTGGGCTTTCACAAGCGTGCCCAGATAGGCAAGGGCATGTGGCCCAAGCCGGACATGATGGCGGAAATGCTGGTGGCCAAGATCGGCCATCCCAAAGCCGCTGCCAACTGCGCGTGGGTGCCTTCGCCCACTGCGGCCACCCTGCATGCCATGCACTATCATATGGTGGATGTGTTTGCGCAGCAGGCCGCGCTCATCGGCAAGCCCCGTGCAAGCCTTGATGACCTTATCGCCATGCCTCTGCTGTCCGGCACCCTGCCTGCCGAAGAGGTGCAGCGCGAGCTGGATAACAACGCACAGGGCATTTTGGGCTACGTGGTGCGCTGGGTCGATCAGGGCATCGGTTGTTCCAAGGTGCCGGACATCACCGACGTGGGGCTGATGGAAGACCGCGCCACTCTGCGCATCTCCAGCCAGTATCTGGCCAATTGGATGCACCATGGCGTGTGCACGCCCGAACAGGTCATGGAGACCATGCGGCGCATGGCCGCCGTGGTGGATCGCCAGAATGCGGACGACCCGCTTTACAAGCCCATGGCTGCGGATTTCGAGGCCAGCATAGCCTTCAAGGCTGCCTGCGATCTTGTGTTCAAGGGACGCCAGCAGCCCAGCGGCTATACCGAACCCATTCTGCATGCCCGCAGACGCGAGGTGAAGGCGCAGATGCTGTGA